In Blattabacterium cuenoti, a single window of DNA contains:
- a CDS encoding PASTA domain-containing protein: MKYYKYCLIFIINLFIAIYILYNILHLALNWVQVYTKHGSYVIVPNIHNLTIKQSISLLNKLGLKYEISESEYNPSFKPNQILYFLPEAGNHVKIGRSIYIQVNAKNYTTTVLPNIFNKNKRIAIKLLHANHIDVEQIKYINNISKNTICKALFKGKNITSGFVLPVKNKITLIVGNGFFVKKNYFLIPNINGLPIKNAIQLLKEKLFTNIHVVYYDNIYSLYNNETFYDNSFIYRQYPNPGQITYDKNISIYLWITNYNNTNNHNNEEEIDISENNNQDKYNFNDINNNN; the protein is encoded by the coding sequence ATGAAATATTATAAATACTGTTTAATTTTTATTATAAATTTATTCATCGCTATATATATACTATATAATATTCTTCATTTAGCGTTAAACTGGGTTCAAGTTTACACAAAACATGGTTCATATGTTATAGTTCCGAATATTCATAATTTAACAATTAAACAATCTATTTCCTTGTTAAATAAATTAGGATTAAAATATGAAATATCTGAATCAGAATATAATCCATCTTTTAAACCTAATCAAATATTATATTTTTTACCAGAAGCTGGTAATCATGTTAAAATAGGCAGATCCATATATATACAAGTAAATGCAAAAAATTACACAACTACAGTTTTGCCTAATATTTTTAATAAAAATAAACGAATAGCTATCAAACTTCTTCATGCTAATCATATTGATGTAGAACAAATAAAATATATAAACAATATATCTAAAAATACTATTTGCAAGGCATTATTTAAAGGAAAAAATATTACATCTGGATTTGTATTGCCAGTGAAAAATAAAATTACTTTAATTGTTGGAAATGGATTTTTTGTAAAAAAAAATTATTTTTTGATTCCAAATATTAATGGGCTACCTATTAAAAATGCTATACAATTATTAAAAGAAAAATTATTTACTAATATTCATGTTGTATACTATGATAACATTTATTCTTTATATAATAATGAAACATTTTACGATAATTCATTTATATATCGTCAATATCCTAATCCAGGACAAATAACTTATGATAAAAATATTTCTATATACCTGTGGATTACTAACTATAATAATACCAATAATCATAATAATGAAGAAGAAATAGATATTTCAGAAAATAATAATCAAGATAAATATAATTTTAATGATATAAACAATAATAACTAA
- a CDS encoding RluA family pseudouridine synthase produces the protein MKKLNFVVKTTQKLIRIDKYLKQYYIKDISRNQIQYAIKSGKILVNKQYIKNNYIVKPCDYIEGTINPSVEVHIEEYNNIHEENIPINIIYQDEDLAVINKPAGMVVHPGIKNQTSTLINGIIYHFKKNINLYRCGLIHRIDKDTSGLLVFAKNEYTQEYLSKQFFHKTVKRQYIALVWGNLKYQQGTISGYIGKDPKNRIKMKLFNQFSIGRQYSITHYKVIERFKHLTSIICCLETGKTHQIRTHFKFLGHPIFNDKIYGGNKIPIQNSNKYITFLKNCLNILNRQALHSCYLSFVHPKNQQICSFICPIPKEWSLLLQQCRYYYKFVI, from the coding sequence ATGAAAAAATTAAATTTTGTTGTAAAAACAACACAAAAATTAATACGAATAGATAAATACTTAAAACAATATTATATAAAAGATATTAGCCGAAATCAGATTCAATATGCAATAAAATCAGGAAAAATATTAGTAAACAAACAATACATTAAAAACAATTATATAGTCAAACCTTGTGATTATATAGAAGGCACAATTAATCCTTCAGTAGAAGTTCATATAGAAGAATATAATAATATTCATGAAGAAAACATTCCTATTAATATTATTTATCAAGATGAAGATTTAGCTGTTATTAATAAACCTGCTGGAATGGTAGTACATCCAGGAATTAAAAATCAAACTAGTACGTTAATTAATGGAATTATTTATCATTTTAAAAAAAATATTAATTTATATCGATGCGGATTAATTCATAGAATAGATAAAGATACTTCTGGATTATTAGTTTTTGCTAAAAATGAATATACACAAGAATATTTATCTAAACAATTTTTTCATAAAACTGTAAAAAGACAATATATTGCTTTAGTATGGGGAAATTTAAAATATCAACAAGGAACTATCAGTGGTTATATAGGCAAAGATCCTAAAAACAGAATAAAAATGAAATTATTTAATCAATTTTCCATTGGAAGACAATATTCCATTACTCATTATAAAGTTATAGAAAGATTTAAACATTTAACTTCTATTATATGTTGTCTAGAAACTGGAAAAACACATCAAATTAGAACTCATTTCAAATTTTTAGGACATCCTATATTTAATGATAAAATATATGGAGGTAATAAAATTCCAATACAAAATTCAAATAAATATATAACTTTTTTAAAAAATTGTCTAAATATATTAAACAGACAAGCATTACATTCTTGTTATCTTTCTTTTGTTCATCCTAAAAATCAACAAATATGTTCTTTTATATGTCCAATTCCTAAAGAATGGAGTTTATTATTACAACAATGTAGATATTATTATAAATTCGTAATTTAA